A genomic stretch from Dissulfurispira thermophila includes:
- a CDS encoding UDP-glucose dehydrogenase family protein encodes MHITIIGTGYVGLVTGACFSEFGVFVTCVDKDKNKIESLKNGTIPFYEPGLEDIVKRNFKQGRLKFSTDIGEAVEESLVIFIAVGTPPRGDGSADLSYVDNVAEEIANHIKSYKVIVTKSTVPVGTGERIRKIISEHLQQTQAINTADNLFDVVSNPEFLREGAAIEDFMRPNRVVIGAESQQAIAIMKDLYRPLYLIETPFVITNIKTAELIKYASNSFLATKISFINEMANLCEKVGADVNVVAKGMGLDRRIGPKFLHAGPGFGGSCFPKDTKALLRIASEHNVELGIVDAAIRANERQITVVSEKIKTMLNDIKGKTIAILGLSFKPNTDDIREAPAISIIKNLLNAGANIRAYDPVAMENTKIVFPDITYCKDAYDACSSADAVVIITEWNQFRNLDLERIMKLLKQPYFFDLRNIYEPQKMKALGFNYYSIGR; translated from the coding sequence ATGCATATCACGATTATCGGCACAGGCTATGTAGGTCTTGTAACAGGCGCTTGCTTTTCAGAATTCGGCGTTTTCGTAACTTGCGTTGACAAAGATAAAAATAAGATAGAATCCTTAAAAAATGGCACCATTCCTTTTTATGAGCCGGGGCTTGAAGATATTGTAAAAAGAAACTTCAAACAAGGCAGACTTAAATTTTCAACAGATATTGGAGAGGCGGTTGAAGAATCTCTTGTCATATTTATTGCTGTTGGTACTCCTCCAAGGGGTGATGGTTCTGCAGACCTCAGTTATGTAGATAATGTTGCAGAAGAAATAGCAAATCATATCAAAAGCTATAAAGTCATCGTTACAAAAAGCACTGTGCCGGTCGGAACTGGGGAGAGAATAAGAAAGATAATATCTGAACACCTTCAGCAAACACAAGCAATAAACACAGCAGATAATCTCTTCGATGTAGTCTCAAATCCTGAATTTCTAAGAGAAGGTGCTGCAATAGAGGATTTTATGAGACCAAACAGGGTTGTCATAGGTGCTGAGAGCCAACAGGCAATAGCAATAATGAAAGACCTTTATAGACCTCTGTATTTGATAGAGACGCCATTTGTAATAACAAATATTAAAACTGCAGAGCTAATCAAATATGCATCAAACTCATTCCTTGCAACAAAAATCTCATTTATCAATGAAATGGCAAATCTCTGCGAAAAGGTTGGTGCAGATGTCAATGTGGTTGCTAAAGGCATGGGGCTTGACAGGAGGATCGGACCAAAATTCCTCCATGCAGGGCCGGGCTTTGGCGGCTCGTGCTTTCCAAAAGATACAAAGGCATTACTGAGAATTGCATCTGAGCACAATGTAGAACTTGGAATCGTAGATGCTGCAATAAGAGCAAATGAAAGACAGATTACAGTGGTATCAGAGAAAATTAAAACTATGCTTAATGACATCAAAGGCAAAACAATCGCAATTTTAGGGCTTTCATTTAAACCAAACACAGATGATATAAGAGAAGCACCTGCAATATCAATCATCAAAAACTTATTAAATGCCGGTGCAAATATCAGGGCATATGACCCTGTTGCAATGGAAAATACAAAAATAGTTTTCCCTGACATAACATATTGCAAAGATGCCTATGATGCATGTAGTAGCGCAGATGCTGTTGTGATTATCACAGAATGGAATCAGTTTAGAAATCTCGATTTAGAGAGGATCATGAAACTTTTGAAACAGCCGTATTTCTTTGACCTGAGAAATATATATGAGCCACAAAAAATGAAGGCACTTGGATTCAATTATTATTCTATAGGGCGATAG
- a CDS encoding tetratricopeptide repeat protein, with translation MSKKFKYEFNIEKYTGIIREDPHNFHAYNNRAIAHLKKGRYDYAIADFNMAIELNPAFEAAYINRGNAYQEIGYFDRSIEDFNKAIALNPQNAMAYNNRGFTYILMGMLDDAERDIKKSLSLSPDNIYALNSMAELYAARNNADEACKWLKKAIEKGYNNWRYIKTSRTYDNIRNSECFRQIIANKSVS, from the coding sequence ATGAGCAAAAAATTCAAATACGAATTTAATATTGAAAAATACACAGGGATTATAAGAGAAGATCCGCATAATTTTCATGCATATAACAACAGGGCTATTGCTCATCTTAAAAAAGGACGATATGATTATGCGATTGCTGATTTTAACATGGCGATTGAATTAAACCCTGCATTTGAGGCAGCATATATCAACAGGGGAAATGCCTATCAAGAAATAGGATATTTTGATCGCTCTATTGAGGATTTTAATAAGGCAATCGCACTTAATCCTCAGAACGCTATGGCTTATAATAACAGAGGCTTTACATACATATTGATGGGTATGCTCGATGATGCAGAAAGAGATATTAAGAAATCCCTTAGTCTGAGTCCTGATAATATCTATGCCTTAAACAGTATGGCTGAGCTTTATGCAGCAAGAAATAATGCAGATGAGGCATGCAAATGGCTAAAAAAGGCTATTGAAAAGGGCTACAATAACTGGAGATATATCAAGACATCAAGGACATATGATAATATCCGAAATTCTGAATGTTTCAGGCAGATAATTGCAAATAAATCAGTGTCTTAA
- a CDS encoding DUF1640 domain-containing protein produces MNTAEEKETTKVEVAQIDPLFFVVRELDSIKISTKEEFDKVYKAIDSLRAETKAEFDKVYKEFDKVYKKFDNVEESINSLKSEIKGEINSLRTETKDEINSLKNEIKDEINSLRTETKSEINSLKNEIKDEINSLRTETKSEINSLKNEIKDEINSFRTEIKDEINSLRTETKSEINSLRTETKDEINSLKNEIKSEIKSEINSLRTETKGEINSLKNEIKDEINSFRSETKGEINNLRNEIKSEIKSEINSLRTEIKDDTKELRSFMIKLTFSMAGLIIAGVGILFSIIKP; encoded by the coding sequence ATGAACACAGCAGAAGAAAAAGAGACCACAAAAGTAGAAGTAGCACAGATAGACCCGCTTTTTTTTGTGGTGCGGGAATTAGACAGCATAAAAATAAGCACCAAAGAAGAATTTGACAAGGTTTACAAAGCAATTGACTCACTGCGGGCAGAAACAAAAGCTGAATTTGACAAAGTCTATAAGGAGTTTGACAAGGTATATAAAAAGTTTGATAATGTCGAAGAATCAATAAATAGCCTTAAAAGTGAAATCAAAGGTGAAATAAATAGCCTCAGAACTGAAACTAAAGATGAAATAAACAGCCTCAAAAATGAAATTAAAGATGAAATAAATAGCCTTAGAACTGAAACCAAAAGTGAGATAAACAGCCTCAAAAATGAAATTAAAGATGAAATAAATAGCCTTAGAACTGAAACCAAAAGTGAGATAAACAGCCTCAAAAATGAAATTAAAGATGAAATAAACAGCTTCAGAACTGAAATTAAAGATGAAATAAATAGCCTCAGAACTGAAACCAAAAGTGAGATAAACAGCCTCAGAACTGAAACTAAAGATGAAATAAACAGCCTTAAAAATGAAATTAAAAGTGAAATCAAAAGTGAAATAAATAGCCTTAGAACTGAAACCAAAGGTGAGATAAACAGCCTTAAAAATGAAATTAAAGATGAAATAAATAGCTTCAGAAGTGAAACCAAAGGTGAGATAAACAACCTTAGAAATGAAATTAAAAGTGAAATCAAAAGTGAGATAAACAGCCTCAGAACTGAAATTAAAGATGACACAAAAGAGCTTCGCTCATTTATGATAAAGCTCACATTCAGCATGGCTGGACTTATAATAGCAGGAGTTGGTATATTATTCAGCATTATCAAACCATAA
- a CDS encoding alginate export family protein yields MKKFLAIIASLALVLGFAASAFAIHAEIPSETQAIVAKGSTQITLGGQLRVRGEIQQNTSDFFSDKSDRKSYYDQRVRLRLQADVTKNTTGVIHLEGGTNKDDNFKWGDNSSSGASGIYATGNAKKSSLYILEAWIQHKGTGLLGIPAGIKVGHMPLKLGNGLFFDHSKFGDDAIVFFMDPIKELHIGLLTAKFADNVASDTANNDADAYVGLMVYKPNKDTNISFDVTYVDDKRSNGLGGITYGNTPNIVNIPTHLWNFGLRGDTNISGFGIYADVELQNGKIEYDKVAGLDETKLRGYAYMVGLNYKLDPVKVELEYAYGSGDDDSNDNKNKNFVTSLGSDKHFTYVYEYRTKNAQGTQYGGLTNTQYVKLGLSSNLTKDLTGEIQGYWLRASKKYSATYDSKNIGTEIDAKVSYKIDKNLVYWVEGGYLWAGNFWKNFTGDTSTAKKVDDAYAIRHGIQLSF; encoded by the coding sequence ATGAAAAAGTTTTTGGCAATCATTGCAAGCTTAGCATTAGTGCTCGGCTTTGCAGCAAGCGCATTTGCCATCCATGCTGAGATCCCATCAGAGACTCAGGCAATAGTGGCAAAAGGCAGCACCCAGATAACACTGGGCGGTCAATTGAGGGTAAGAGGTGAGATCCAGCAAAACACCTCTGATTTCTTTAGTGATAAATCAGACAGAAAATCATATTACGACCAGCGTGTAAGGCTCCGTCTGCAAGCTGATGTCACCAAAAACACAACAGGTGTGATTCATCTGGAAGGCGGTACAAACAAAGATGACAACTTTAAATGGGGCGATAATTCATCATCAGGCGCAAGCGGTATATACGCCACCGGTAATGCAAAGAAAAGCAGCTTATACATCCTTGAGGCATGGATTCAGCACAAAGGCACAGGACTTCTTGGAATCCCTGCAGGCATAAAGGTTGGTCATATGCCTTTAAAACTCGGCAACGGTCTCTTCTTTGACCACAGCAAGTTTGGCGATGACGCAATCGTATTCTTTATGGACCCTATAAAGGAACTGCATATTGGACTGTTGACAGCCAAATTTGCTGACAATGTAGCCAGTGACACAGCTAACAACGACGCAGATGCATATGTTGGACTTATGGTTTACAAACCAAATAAGGACACCAACATCAGCTTCGATGTGACTTATGTTGATGACAAAAGGAGTAACGGTCTCGGCGGGATCACTTATGGGAATACACCAAATATTGTAAATATTCCAACACATCTCTGGAACTTTGGCTTAAGGGGTGATACAAACATCTCTGGTTTTGGGATATATGCTGATGTAGAACTCCAGAATGGTAAAATTGAATACGATAAAGTAGCAGGCCTCGACGAAACAAAACTGAGAGGTTATGCTTACATGGTAGGCTTGAACTATAAGCTTGACCCTGTGAAAGTTGAACTCGAATATGCATATGGTAGCGGTGATGATGATTCAAACGACAACAAAAACAAAAATTTTGTAACATCACTCGGATCTGACAAACACTTTACATATGTATATGAATACCGCACAAAAAATGCACAAGGTACTCAATATGGTGGACTCACCAATACCCAGTATGTAAAACTCGGATTATCGTCAAATCTTACAAAGGATCTCACTGGTGAAATCCAAGGCTACTGGTTGAGAGCCAGTAAGAAATACTCAGCAACTTATGACAGTAAGAATATCGGAACAGAAATAGATGCAAAAGTCAGCTACAAGATTGATAAGAACCTTGTATACTGGGTAGAAGGCGGCTACCTCTGGGCTGGAAACTTCTGGAAAAACTTTACAGGCGATACATCAACAGCTAAGAAAGTTGACGACGCCTATGCAATCAGGCACGGAATTCAGCTCAGCTTCTAA
- a CDS encoding LA_3696 family protein, translating to MPVITIPKALRDKLGDEAAESFAVLLKEVEHEGRKDALVLAEERFERRLSEEVASLRVKISEVKAELETKISEVKAELETKISEVKAELEAKISEVKVDIIKWMFIFWAGQIVVLIAILQIFFRK from the coding sequence ATGCCTGTAATAACCATACCAAAGGCATTGAGAGACAAGCTTGGAGATGAGGCAGCAGAGTCCTTTGCAGTGCTTCTTAAAGAAGTAGAGCATGAAGGCAGAAAAGACGCCCTTGTGCTGGCAGAGGAGAGATTTGAACGCAGGCTCTCTGAAGAAGTAGCATCACTAAGAGTAAAAATCAGTGAGGTAAAAGCAGAACTCGAAACTAAAATCAGTGAGGTAAAAGCAGAACTCGAAACTAAAATCAGTGAGGTAAAGGCTGAACTCGAAGCTAAAATCAGTGAGGTAAAGGTTGACATTATTAAGTGGATGTTTATCTTCTGGGCTGGGCAGATAGTCGTATTGATAGCTATATTACAGATATTCTTCCGTAAATAA